DNA sequence from the Methanomicrobiales archaeon genome:
ACAGGTAAAAGGTATTTATCAATGGAAGAGAGATGATCATGCGGGATCCAGGGTATCCATTTTACAGAAAATTTGAGACACTACCAAAATTCTTGTTCTGCACGCCAATCCATGATTAATTTCAGGCACTTGTGTTAGCTCCACGCCACCAGAGGTTCGTTCCATTCACAGGGCGTACCAACCTCCCGTTTCACGTCCTTTCGGGGACTCCGGGCGTGATACTCCCCGGGCCTCGGCAGTGACCGTCACCCAATCACCGAGTTTTTTTCCTGCTGTTGTCCTTTGTTTCATGCGGCACCCTCCTCAATCGGCCCATCACCGTCTTATCCCATGGTGATTCCTCGTCGCGCAATCTGCTCCCTGCAGGCTGCCCTTTGTGCTCCGGGTCACGGTACAGGTCACGCACGATCCCGCATGCCGAACCCGGTTCTTGCACGAGTGCGGAAAATGCCCTTCAGATCCTCCGCAGGGCTCTCCGGCATCGCAGGATGGCGCCCCCGCGATTCGATCTCTCCGATTATTCCCTGTCTTCCGATGGCAGCAGGACCGCTCTGCACCGTGTATCATGCCACAAGACCCCCTCTCCCCGGAACGCGGCGGATCCTGTCGTGTCGTGATGTGGTAGCGCGACCGATTGGCATGGCAATCGCATGGGCACCCATTCATCCTCATCCAGAAGCCTCCGGCTCATGGCATGCTCTATTGAAACTGCCATCGAAGGAGGGAGCTACGCCGGGACGACGAAACCCCACTCCCTCGGGCAGAACCGGAGAGTATGTTTGCTCGGGATGCCCCGACCCTGCCGGCCTGGCACACGGATCCCAAGGAAACGGGGGACTCCCCGCAGGTCAGAGGCAAACTGCGCCGGAGAGCGTTTCCTCAAATGGAGGATCCCCTCACAGGGAACACGGTTTCTTCGTCGGCGAACCTGAGGTTCCCGGGCGGCAACAGAGCCGCGCAAATGACGATTCTTCCGGTGGATCGTGCCGGGATTGTTCCGATGAACGCTCGTTCCGCAGAACAGGAAAGACCGTGTACCGGATCCTTGCTGGGCTCACGGGCCGCTTCGGTGGATATCGACTGCCGGCATCGAACGGACCGACGCGACTGCAGTACGGGAGCCGTCGCTCTGCAGGAGGAATATCCGGGAGAATCGGGAAGGCGGAAGACCGCCGGATGAGGGGGTGAAGAGAAGCCATGCGGACCTCTTCACGATCGACTCTCCGCCCTACACCGTATCGAAACCCATGATCCTTCTCGATTGGCGGTTCCGCGAGGGTCCTCCAGTGAGATCTCGTTCCTTCCTGGCAGAGTCGATCCGGGAGGAGATGAGGGGACCGGACAGCCGGAAGAGAATTCTGCACGGCTGCAAACGCCTGTCCGATCGCCTTTCAGGGGGTTCACCTGGCACGCGGCTGGATGATGAACTCCCCGGACTGGACCCAGAAGTTTTTTACTTCGGGAGGTTCCGCAAGGTTCTTCTCCAGATCCGACGTGGCTGCCCCGAAAATCTCCTGATACGAGGAACTCAGCGCCGCTTCGTCCTCCCAGAGCGATATCACAACGATGGTGTCGGGGTCATCCCGGGCGATCAGGTTGAATGCCCCCCGATAGCCCCTTGCCGCACGGGCGATCGGATCCGCGATCTTCTTCTGAACGTCGAAGAAGGTCTTCTGCTGACCTTCTTTCATCCTCCACGTGGACATCCTGGCAAACGTCATCTGAATCGTGGCCAATTGCCGTGCATGGCATATAACCGTTGTGCCTCCCGAGAACGCTTCCGGGGGTCAATGGCTCCCGGGCGCTCCGGCAGATACGCATTCCTGACTGCACCGCTGCAACCCGATGCAGGAAGACCTATCAATGACGATTTCACTGGCGGCCCCATTCGACAGCATCCCTTTCGGCCTGCACGGTCTCGCACCTACCGCAGCAGCTTCTTCGATCTTCCCGGCCGGCGGAGCGCCTCCCTCGTACCCTCCCCGATGCCCTTCGGTGCGCCATCCGCAGTCCCGTCGGCATAGAGGGCGAGCATCAGCCCCCGGAGAAGGACCTCCCTCGCGCCCGCAGTCAGCTCTTTTGAAGCCTCGACCTTCTCGATCAGATCGAGGATGGCCATCTTCCGGTACCCGTCCGACATCACAGACGACTCTCCCGTACAGGGGGACGAGCCGGTTTTTTCTATATAAACATTCGTCTGCCGGCTCCCGTGCGGTCAGGGGACGACCCTTGAGCGGGGATGCCGCCATCATCCGCAGGTCTCCAATGAGCCATGCGGCCGGCTCGGCTCTGGCGTCGGGATCGGGAAATCCTGCAGTGCGCGTGAATACCACCGGGATCGCACAGAATCTGGCACGATTCCAGGGGGCAGGATACGGCCGGATGTACTTCTGCCCCCTCTGCCGGGTCGGAATGGGTAGGGCCGAAGCAGCGGATTACCTGGGGCCTTCATGCTGCAGGAGCGGAAGAGGCGCGGCCTTCCTCCCGTTTCTCTCTCCCTTCGGCAGGATTCGGCAACGAAGAGACGGGTGATGCAGAAGGAGCCTCCGAAGAGATGAGCGGGAGGACGCACCCGGGGCCGTCCCCCGGGATATTCCTGCGGGAGAGCGCCCCTGCATGCAGGTGATTGTCTCGAGAACCGGTTCTCGTTGAGTTCAGGTATGCTCCGTGCGGATAATGCCTTCTCGGAATTCTGACTGCGGGGGGTACCGGGCGAGGGAGCCCCCCCTTGATCCCCCACCGATGCGAAAGGGCTGTATACAGAGAGCATGAGATCGGTGTTCGTTCCGTTCCAGTGCGGATCGGGCTGGCCGCGTCTCCCCGTCGCTCTGGCATGCGGAACTTCAAGACAGAGCGGAATGGAGACACCCGGGGATCGGTCCTGCGCTCGAGCTCAGGGTGGAGCCGCCCTTCTGCGGCATCCCGCGGTGCAGGTATCCTGCAGGCTGACAGATAGAGAGAAACCGATCTCCGATCGTGCGGATTGGCCTGGAACGGGGATACGGGCTCGGCAGCCCCCGATATCAGGCCGCTCGCACCGGGCGCGTGCATTCCGGAACCAAATCGCGGTCTCGATGGTTCGAGCGTGTATGGCTGCGACGGGAGGGTCTGCCATGAGCAGGGAGTTCTCGGCAGGTTATCTGCGATCCGCCGTCAGCCAAACTTCAGCTTCATGCCCAGGATGTAGCCGACGAGACCGATCGTGACCACGTTGGCGATGACGATGGGATGCGACTGGATGGAGACGCCGTACCACGTCCAGAGGGAGAGCCCGGCGAGAAAGAGGGTGAGCATGCCGTAGGAGAAGTCCCGCGCCGATCGCGTGGCGCGGGTCTTTGCCACCTGGGGGAGGAAGGATATGGTGGTGAGAAACCCGGCGATGAGGCCGAGCGCTGTGATCTGATCCATGAATGCTCCTCCATACTGGATCGCAGCCGCTGAAAAAGGTGTCCGTTCGTGCGGCGAAAACCTGATAATGCGGCCGATGCGATAACTGAACCGGCAGATCCGTATTCTACCGCTCGCCGCAGGCGGGCGATCAGCGGAGAGTGTAAGGTGTCGCGAAACGAGAGGGCGGGGCGGGGCGGCATGCCCGCTGCACGGCTGGCCGGGGGAAGACGGGCAGGCGCACCCATCCGCGCGGTCATCTTCGACATGGACAACACCCTGTTCGATTTCGTGCGCGCCCAGATCGGGGCATGCAGGGCAGTCGTGCATCACCTCGGGAGAGGGTCCGGGCACGAACTCTTCGAATACTTCCGCCGCCCGGGGAAAGGATTCGAGGACCCCGAGAACATCCTCGACTACATGCGGGATATCGGAATGGCGCCGGACGGGCAGTTCGCCCGCTGCTGCCGCATCTACGAGGATGTGAAACTCTCGGGAATCGCCCCCTACCCCGGCGTGCCCGAGATGCTGGACCACCTCGCAAACCTGGACCTCTCCCTCTCCGTCGTCACCGATGCCGTCCAGGAGAACGCCCTTCTCCGTCTGGAGCGGGCCGGCATCCGCGACCGTTTCGACCTGGTCGTCACGCCGGATCGCAGCGGCAGTCGCAAGCCCGATCCGGCGCCATTCCTGTACGCTCTCCGCGGGATGGGAGCGGTACCCGAAGAGACGATCGTGGTGGGCGACAGCATGCGCCGCGACATCCTGCCGGGCTGCCGGCTCGGCATGGTGACCGCCTATGCCGCATACGGAGACCGCTCGTTCACGGCTGCGGAGTCTCACGCCGCGGATTTCGTCCTCCGCAGCCCCGCCGAGCTGTGCCGGATCGTCAGGGCCAGGGAATAGCGGCGCCCATCCGAGTCAGAGCAGCGGGGATGGGGTGCTTCCCCCTTCGAAGGGGAGCTTTTCGGACTTCACCAGCAGAGGATCGCCCGACTCCCGCAGCTTCGCCAGGACGATCTCCTTCCCCCTCGGCGTGATGGCGAAGACCGGGATCGCGGCGCCCGCCTGGAGGAGGGCGACCCTGCCCGCCGCCTCCCGTACGGTCCGGGATGCGCAGGCGGTGACCAGGTCGGCAGCCTGCACCAGCCGTTCGGCCCCGCCCCTCGAAATCCCCGTCGTATGGACCCCGAAGATGAGGGAATCGGGGAACCGCCGCCGGATCTCCGCCGCCACGTCGGGATCCGCCACGGTGACACCCACCTGCCGGAAACCGGCGTCGCAGGCCCGCTGCACACCCGCTGCCAGGTCGATCCGTGCCGTCTCTCGATCGAGCACGACACCGCCCTGCTCCTCGATCGCCGATATCAGCTGCGGAATGGGAGACGTGCTGACGAGACCGGACATCCGGCCGCCGATCCCCTGCACCAGTGCGGGATTCTGCACCAGCACCGTGCCCGCCCCCTCGCAGACCAGAACGACGCAGTCGAGAAGCCCCTGCCGCAGCCCGCTGCTGAGCAGCTCGGATGCTCCGAAGAGGACGAAGTCGCGGTCCGAGACGATCTCACGCCGCGGAGTGAACATGCCATAGGACTGGATGCGGTTCTCGATGTTCTCGCGCACCGCATCCTCGGTGATCTCGTGCACGGGTCGTGCGAACCTCCGCGCCAGGGGGCACTCGCGGATGATCGGAGGCCCGACCTCCACCACGCGTCCGTTGCGGATCACGACGCGGCACCTTCCGATCGCTTCGATGATATGCTCGTCCTCGCTCATGGACATCGCCACCAGTAAAGTAGTTGAGCCCTGCATATAATAGATATACGGGACGCATGGACGGGAGCCGCCTGATCCGCAGTGCCGAGGGGAGATACTGGGAGATCGACCTGGTGCGCGGGATCGCTGTCGTGATGATGATCACCTTTCATGCCCTCTTTGCCGTG
Encoded proteins:
- a CDS encoding antibiotic biosynthesis monooxygenase; protein product: MTFARMSTWRMKEGQQKTFFDVQKKIADPIARAARGYRGAFNLIARDDPDTIVVISLWEDEAALSSSYQEIFGAATSDLEKNLAEPPEVKNFWVQSGEFIIQPRAR
- a CDS encoding SemiSWEET transporter — protein: MDQITALGLIAGFLTTISFLPQVAKTRATRSARDFSYGMLTLFLAGLSLWTWYGVSIQSHPIVIANVVTIGLVGYILGMKLKFG
- a CDS encoding HAD-IA family hydrolase — encoded protein: MSRNERAGRGGMPAARLAGGRRAGAPIRAVIFDMDNTLFDFVRAQIGACRAVVHHLGRGSGHELFEYFRRPGKGFEDPENILDYMRDIGMAPDGQFARCCRIYEDVKLSGIAPYPGVPEMLDHLANLDLSLSVVTDAVQENALLRLERAGIRDRFDLVVTPDRSGSRKPDPAPFLYALRGMGAVPEETIVVGDSMRRDILPGCRLGMVTAYAAYGDRSFTAAESHAADFVLRSPAELCRIVRARE
- a CDS encoding DUF2099 family protein, whose protein sequence is MSMSEDEHIIEAIGRCRVVIRNGRVVEVGPPIIRECPLARRFARPVHEITEDAVRENIENRIQSYGMFTPRREIVSDRDFVLFGASELLSSGLRQGLLDCVVLVCEGAGTVLVQNPALVQGIGGRMSGLVSTSPIPQLISAIEEQGGVVLDRETARIDLAAGVQRACDAGFRQVGVTVADPDVAAEIRRRFPDSLIFGVHTTGISRGGAERLVQAADLVTACASRTVREAAGRVALLQAGAAIPVFAITPRGKEIVLAKLRESGDPLLVKSEKLPFEGGSTPSPLL